In Synechococcus sp. KORDI-100, a single window of DNA contains:
- a CDS encoding bifunctional cobalt-precorrin-7 (C(5))-methyltransferase/cobalt-precorrin-6B (C(15))-methyltransferase → MIDVIGTDAGAPESLPAALQQLIRRAETVAAPIRQHPALAQWLDRPQEALVATDDPRALCDVLKREASAVVLASGDPLWFGIGRILQRQLGVERLRFHPSPTSLQLAFARLGRPWQDASWVSLHGRSPEPLAKALQKRPEALAVLTDPDQGGAETVRRTLLASDLNAAYQLWICENLGHPHEQVRRFDVAEPLPDDLSRLSLTVLIAETDLPPSPHDLPLFGIEDGQFLQHNDHPGLMTKREVRVQLLADLQLPERGVLWDIGAGTGSVGLEALRLRPQLQLLSVELRGGGAALIQANAKRLGVHLASVLELDARKLADADLPHELARPDRVLLGGGGRERAELLQVVLSRLKPEGVVVVPLATLEAVAECRPLMEAAGLTVGLSQVQAWRGVPLGDGTRLNPMNPAFILKGLAPTGHQLRR, encoded by the coding sequence ATGATCGATGTGATCGGAACAGACGCCGGCGCTCCCGAATCGCTGCCTGCGGCCCTGCAACAGCTGATCCGGCGGGCGGAGACGGTCGCTGCACCGATCAGACAGCACCCGGCACTGGCCCAATGGCTGGACAGGCCCCAGGAAGCCCTGGTCGCAACGGACGACCCCAGAGCGCTCTGTGATGTTCTGAAACGGGAAGCCTCAGCTGTCGTTCTGGCCAGCGGTGATCCGCTTTGGTTCGGCATCGGACGGATCCTGCAACGTCAACTTGGCGTGGAACGGCTGCGGTTCCACCCCTCTCCCACCTCTCTTCAACTCGCCTTTGCACGCCTCGGGCGCCCATGGCAGGACGCCTCCTGGGTGAGCCTGCATGGCCGTTCCCCTGAGCCGTTGGCCAAGGCACTGCAGAAACGGCCAGAAGCCCTCGCCGTTCTCACCGACCCCGATCAGGGCGGAGCCGAAACAGTGCGCCGCACGTTGCTGGCGAGCGACCTCAATGCCGCCTATCAGCTCTGGATCTGTGAAAATCTCGGCCATCCACACGAACAGGTGAGGCGTTTCGATGTCGCTGAACCCTTGCCGGATGACCTCTCCCGTCTGTCGCTGACGGTCTTGATCGCCGAGACGGACCTCCCGCCATCGCCCCATGATCTGCCGTTGTTCGGCATTGAAGACGGCCAGTTTCTGCAGCACAACGACCATCCCGGCTTGATGACCAAACGCGAGGTGCGCGTTCAGTTGCTGGCTGATCTGCAACTGCCGGAACGGGGGGTTCTCTGGGACATCGGGGCCGGAACCGGAAGCGTTGGGCTTGAAGCCCTGCGCCTTCGGCCCCAGTTGCAGTTGCTGTCGGTCGAGCTTCGTGGTGGTGGTGCCGCCTTGATCCAGGCCAATGCCAAGCGGCTGGGGGTGCATCTCGCATCGGTTCTGGAACTCGATGCACGGAAACTCGCCGATGCCGACCTTCCCCACGAGCTCGCTCGACCGGACCGGGTGCTTCTCGGCGGCGGCGGACGCGAGCGTGCCGAACTGCTGCAAGTCGTTCTATCGCGTTTAAAACCAGAGGGAGTTGTCGTGGTCCCTCTTGCCACCCTCGAAGCCGTTGCTGAATGCCGGCCTCTGATGGAAGCGGCCGGACTAACTGTTGGGCTCAGCCAGGTTCAGGCATGGCGCGGAGTGCCTCTCGGCGATGGAACCAGGCTGAATCCGATGAATCCGGCGTTCATCCTGAAAGGCCTTGCCCCAACAGGCCATCAACTCAGGCGATGA
- a CDS encoding glycosyltransferase yields MSSIQLGISVYGQSLFQLRHCLESCLSQQDEHFQLQISIRIDGPAVDSAAEDVRAYLRSIAEQERDVSLEEGNERLGTFGSYRKIFSDSHSDYLCQVDADDALAPAALRRSLDLMDSYGDASILYTDCIEMDVDGCPIRLSKRQSLPYSETNILVQFMTFHLRIVRRQAYESVGGYDAGLKYVGDYDLSLKLSEVGDVIYLQRPLYLYRVHDNSESQKHRGDADREAFRVCRAALKRRELDSAYTLIQHQDGSMELKLIA; encoded by the coding sequence ATGTCTTCGATTCAATTGGGAATTTCTGTCTACGGGCAGTCGCTGTTTCAACTCCGTCATTGCCTTGAAAGTTGCCTGAGCCAGCAAGATGAACATTTTCAATTGCAGATATCAATCCGTATCGATGGTCCCGCTGTAGATTCGGCAGCAGAGGATGTTCGAGCTTATCTGAGGTCAATCGCTGAGCAGGAACGGGATGTGAGTCTTGAAGAAGGAAATGAGCGACTGGGAACGTTCGGCTCGTATCGGAAGATCTTTTCAGATTCCCATTCTGATTATCTCTGCCAGGTTGATGCTGATGATGCCCTGGCTCCTGCAGCCCTGAGGCGATCGCTGGATCTGATGGATTCCTATGGAGATGCGTCGATTCTGTACACAGATTGTATTGAGATGGATGTTGATGGTTGTCCCATCCGGCTGTCAAAAAGACAGTCTTTGCCTTATTCAGAAACAAACATTCTTGTCCAATTCATGACATTTCATTTGCGTATCGTTCGTCGTCAGGCTTACGAGTCAGTGGGTGGTTATGACGCAGGTTTGAAATATGTCGGTGATTACGATCTCTCCTTGAAATTATCTGAAGTTGGAGATGTGATCTACTTACAGAGGCCTCTGTATCTTTATCGCGTTCACGACAATAGTGAATCTCAGAAGCATCGAGGTGATGCTGATCGGGAAGCATTCAGGGTCTGCCGTGCCGCTTTGAAAAGGCGTGAGCTCGATTCCGCTTACACCCTGATTCAGCATCAGGATGGATCCATGGAATTGAAGCTCATCGCCTGA
- a CDS encoding DUF192 domain-containing protein — MEASTPPPQHLPVTAEWCLSAERCIALEVARTPEQQRLGLMQRPELPPLRGMWFPFNRARRARFWMHNTLAPLDMVFLREGRVIHIESDVPVCPDLPCPSYGPTEWADGVVELGAGEARRLGIGTGQPSHIQRIRSD; from the coding sequence ATGGAGGCATCAACGCCACCACCTCAGCACCTGCCGGTGACGGCGGAATGGTGTCTGTCAGCGGAGCGCTGCATTGCCCTAGAAGTCGCCAGAACCCCTGAGCAGCAACGTCTTGGACTCATGCAACGTCCTGAGTTGCCACCGTTGCGCGGGATGTGGTTTCCCTTCAACAGAGCCAGGCGTGCCCGCTTCTGGATGCACAACACTCTGGCTCCGCTGGACATGGTGTTTCTGCGCGAAGGACGGGTGATTCACATCGAGTCGGATGTGCCCGTCTGCCCTGACCTTCCCTGTCCAAGCTACGGGCCAACGGAGTGGGCGGATGGTGTTGTCGAGCTGGGTGCCGGTGAAGCCAGGAGGCTTGGGATCGGCACCGGGCAACCATCGCACATCCAGCGGATCAGATCAGATTGA
- a CDS encoding response regulator transcription factor, producing MNAEPLLLLVGEDAVALASRLTASGYATVDWLSAGVASSHVKAGDEPAAAILSADHAPLIADLRQRFGPMPILLDLQHDSVEARSACLRSGADDFWLSTNGPSDLLMRLRLHRTIQDRIGNRPALLVVEDLSLDPINRQVRRGSRPIALTAREYALLVVLMRQTGRVFSRDELLRLVWQDERVGSSNLVEVYVRYLRQKLEEGGETRLLNTIRGLGYCLGTPSRA from the coding sequence ATGAATGCTGAGCCCCTGTTGCTGCTGGTCGGAGAGGATGCCGTGGCTCTGGCGTCTCGCCTGACGGCTTCGGGGTATGCCACCGTCGACTGGCTCAGTGCCGGTGTTGCGTCCAGTCATGTCAAAGCCGGAGATGAGCCTGCAGCGGCGATCCTCTCGGCGGATCACGCGCCCCTGATTGCTGATCTGCGTCAGAGGTTCGGCCCGATGCCGATTCTTCTGGATCTTCAGCACGACAGTGTGGAAGCACGCTCGGCTTGTCTGCGTTCGGGTGCGGACGACTTCTGGTTGTCAACGAACGGTCCGAGCGACCTGTTGATGCGTCTGAGGCTGCATCGCACGATTCAGGACCGCATCGGCAATCGCCCTGCCCTGTTGGTTGTTGAAGATCTCAGTTTGGATCCGATCAACCGGCAGGTGCGGCGGGGTTCCAGGCCGATTGCTCTGACCGCCCGTGAGTACGCCTTGCTTGTAGTGCTGATGCGTCAGACCGGACGGGTGTTCAGCCGAGATGAGCTGCTACGGCTGGTCTGGCAGGACGAGCGCGTTGGCAGCAGCAACCTGGTGGAGGTGTATGTGCGCTACCTGCGCCAAAAGCTCGAAGAGGGCGGCGAGACCAGATTGCTCAACACCATCCGTGGCCTGGGTTACTGCCTTGGCACCCCTTCACGGGCCTGA
- a CDS encoding NAD(+) kinase — protein MPRIGLIVNDSKPLALQTADTIQQRLEQAGHSVARASSSGGLVGFANPDQHLRLLGYNACVPEGFDQAMALAIVLGGDGTVLSAARQTAPVGVPILTINTGHLGFLAEAYLADLDRALEVILTQQWTIEERSNLVVSVMRGDQRRWEALSLNEMALHREPLTSMCHFEIAIGRHAPVDIAADGVILSTPTGSTAYALSAGGPVITPDCPVLQLAPIAPHSLASRALVFSDREPVTIFPATPERLMMVVDGSAGCYVWPEDRVLIRRSDHPVRFVRLVDHEFFQVLRNKLGWGLPHIAKPDRP, from the coding sequence GTGCCTCGCATCGGACTGATCGTCAACGACAGCAAGCCGCTTGCTCTGCAGACGGCGGACACAATCCAGCAGCGGCTTGAGCAGGCTGGTCACAGCGTCGCCCGCGCCAGCAGTTCCGGTGGGCTGGTCGGCTTCGCCAATCCCGATCAGCATCTCAGGCTGCTGGGTTACAACGCCTGCGTGCCGGAGGGGTTTGATCAGGCCATGGCGCTGGCGATCGTGCTGGGCGGTGATGGCACCGTTCTGTCTGCGGCTCGGCAGACGGCTCCTGTCGGCGTGCCCATCCTCACAATCAACACCGGTCACCTCGGTTTTCTGGCGGAGGCCTACCTGGCCGATCTGGATCGGGCGCTTGAGGTGATTCTCACGCAGCAGTGGACGATCGAGGAACGCAGCAATCTCGTGGTGAGTGTGATGCGCGGCGATCAGCGGCGCTGGGAGGCCCTTTCCCTGAATGAAATGGCGCTGCATCGCGAGCCACTCACCAGCATGTGTCATTTCGAGATCGCCATCGGGCGCCATGCGCCTGTGGATATCGCTGCGGATGGTGTGATCCTCTCCACCCCCACAGGTTCAACGGCTTACGCCCTGAGTGCCGGCGGACCGGTGATCACCCCTGATTGCCCAGTGCTGCAGCTGGCGCCGATTGCTCCCCACTCGCTGGCGTCGAGGGCGTTGGTGTTCAGCGATCGCGAGCCTGTCACCATTTTTCCCGCCACGCCCGAGCGTCTGATGATGGTGGTGGATGGCAGTGCGGGTTGCTACGTCTGGCCGGAAGATCGGGTGTTAATCCGTCGCAGTGATCACCCTGTCCGGTTCGTGCGTCTTGTGGATCACGAGTTCTTCCAGGTGCTCCGCAACAAGCTGGGATGGGGGCTCCCCCACATCGCCAAGCCGGATCGGCCATGA
- a CDS encoding ferric reductase-like transmembrane domain-containing protein, with amino-acid sequence MARLGWRLTASATFLILAGLALHFGLSGWTAKSVTAGIDATGRSSLVLFSMAFVASSVQRLWPSSISQWMLQNRRWIGLSFASSHAIHLALIVAMSFNFPEPFLSEQSAGKWVLGGVGYLFVALMALTSTNGAQRWMGMTSWKRLHLIGSYWLWAQFALTYVGHVKKGPKDFYAPFLVFTLALLVIRWVGHVRPKRPLSPVGG; translated from the coding sequence ATGGCACGTCTTGGCTGGCGGCTGACGGCCTCAGCAACGTTCTTGATCTTGGCGGGTCTTGCTTTGCATTTTGGCCTTTCCGGTTGGACGGCTAAGTCTGTCACCGCAGGGATCGATGCCACTGGACGTAGCTCCCTCGTCCTCTTTTCGATGGCCTTTGTTGCTTCGAGTGTGCAACGCCTCTGGCCTTCATCTATCAGCCAATGGATGCTTCAAAACCGTCGTTGGATCGGCTTGAGTTTTGCGTCGTCACACGCGATACATCTGGCGCTGATCGTGGCGATGTCGTTCAACTTCCCTGAACCGTTTTTAAGTGAGCAGTCTGCTGGGAAGTGGGTGCTAGGTGGTGTGGGTTATTTGTTTGTTGCCTTGATGGCCCTGACGTCAACGAATGGGGCTCAGCGATGGATGGGCATGACGTCTTGGAAGCGACTGCACCTGATTGGCTCCTATTGGCTATGGGCACAATTCGCCCTCACATATGTCGGACATGTGAAGAAGGGACCAAAAGATTTTTATGCGCCGTTTCTTGTGTTCACCTTGGCTCTCCTGGTGATCCGCTGGGTTGGCCACGTCAGGCCAAAAAGACCGTTAAGCCCTGTTGGTGGGTAA
- the pheS gene encoding phenylalanine--tRNA ligase subunit alpha, whose protein sequence is MSAPVTLQQITDQLEALEQEAAADIAGASDAQQLEQLRVGLLGKKGRISAVLGAMGKLPGDERPVVGQRANVLKTQVQSLLADRLQVVKQVAMEERIARERLDVTAPASGTPMGHRHPLITTTEEIVDLFLGLGYSVTEGPEVEQDHYNFTALNIPEDHPARDMQDTYYLRNDLLLRTHTSPVQIRYLEQNPPPTRIVAPGRVYRRDAADATHSAVFHQVEVLAIDEGLDFSHLRGTVMAFLKAFFGDVPIRFRASYFPFTEPSAEVDVQWRGRWLEVMGCGMVDPAVLQGLGLDPERWSGFAAGLGVERFCMVRHGIDDIRRLYTSDLRFLEQF, encoded by the coding sequence GTGAGCGCCCCGGTCACGTTGCAGCAGATCACCGATCAGCTGGAGGCATTGGAGCAGGAAGCAGCAGCTGATATCGCTGGGGCCAGCGACGCCCAGCAGCTGGAGCAGTTGCGGGTTGGGCTGCTGGGTAAGAAGGGACGAATCTCTGCGGTGCTTGGCGCCATGGGCAAGTTGCCCGGCGACGAACGGCCCGTGGTGGGCCAGCGGGCCAATGTGCTGAAAACCCAGGTGCAAAGCCTGCTGGCCGATCGACTGCAGGTCGTGAAGCAGGTGGCGATGGAGGAACGGATCGCCAGGGAACGTCTGGACGTCACCGCTCCGGCGTCCGGCACGCCGATGGGCCATCGCCATCCTCTGATCACCACCACCGAAGAGATCGTTGATCTCTTTCTTGGGCTCGGATACAGCGTGACCGAAGGCCCTGAGGTCGAGCAGGACCACTACAACTTCACGGCCCTGAACATCCCTGAGGACCATCCCGCAAGGGATATGCAGGACACCTACTACCTGCGGAACGATCTTCTGCTGCGCACCCACACATCACCTGTTCAGATCCGCTACCTCGAGCAGAACCCGCCTCCAACGCGGATCGTCGCGCCAGGACGGGTGTATCGGCGTGATGCGGCCGATGCGACCCACTCTGCGGTGTTCCATCAGGTTGAGGTTCTCGCCATCGACGAAGGTCTCGATTTCAGCCATCTGCGCGGCACGGTGATGGCCTTTCTGAAGGCATTCTTCGGAGACGTTCCCATTCGCTTCCGTGCCAGCTACTTCCCCTTCACCGAGCCGTCGGCCGAGGTGGATGTGCAGTGGCGGGGGCGCTGGCTGGAGGTGATGGGGTGCGGCATGGTGGACCCCGCCGTTCTGCAGGGTCTGGGACTGGATCCGGAGCGCTGGAGCGGCTTCGCCGCAGGCCTCGGCGTCGAACGGTTCTGCATGGTGCGTCACGGCATCGACGACATCCGCCGGCTCTACACGAGCGATTTGCGTTTTCTTGAACAGTTCTGA
- the surE gene encoding 5'/3'-nucleotidase SurE: MRILISNDDGVFAEGIRTLAAAAAAHGHKVTVVCPDQERSATGHGLTLQTPIRAERADELFVPGVTAWACSGTPADCMKLALFELVEEKPDLVLSGINHGPNLGTDVFCSGTVAAAMEGTLEAIPSMAVSSACFQWRQFQAAADLAVEIAEQALEDAWPNNLLLNLNVPPCAREAMGALRWTRLSIRRYDEQFSRRVDPRGRHYYWLAGEVVNDLESAGEGPRDWPSDVAQIHANAPSITPIQPDLFWRGPLAGLPELKLSGQLVR; the protein is encoded by the coding sequence ATGCGGATCCTGATCAGCAATGACGATGGGGTGTTTGCCGAGGGCATCCGGACCCTGGCCGCGGCAGCGGCGGCCCATGGGCACAAGGTCACCGTGGTATGCCCGGATCAGGAGCGTTCGGCGACGGGCCATGGTCTGACCCTGCAGACACCCATCCGGGCGGAACGGGCGGATGAGCTTTTTGTCCCTGGCGTAACCGCCTGGGCCTGCAGCGGAACGCCCGCGGATTGCATGAAGCTGGCGCTGTTCGAGTTGGTCGAAGAGAAACCCGATCTAGTGCTGTCCGGCATCAATCACGGTCCCAACCTCGGCACGGACGTGTTCTGCTCCGGCACGGTGGCGGCAGCCATGGAAGGCACGCTGGAAGCCATCCCCTCCATGGCCGTCAGCAGCGCCTGTTTCCAGTGGCGTCAGTTTCAGGCGGCAGCGGACCTGGCCGTGGAGATCGCCGAGCAGGCTTTGGAGGACGCATGGCCGAACAATCTGCTGCTGAATCTCAACGTCCCTCCCTGCGCCCGAGAGGCCATGGGAGCTCTGCGCTGGACGCGCCTGTCGATTCGTCGTTACGACGAACAGTTCAGTCGCCGCGTTGATCCCCGCGGCCGCCATTACTACTGGCTCGCCGGCGAAGTGGTGAACGACCTCGAATCCGCCGGCGAAGGTCCTCGCGACTGGCCCAGTGACGTGGCCCAGATCCATGCCAACGCCCCTTCAATCACACCGATCCAGCCGGATCTGTTCTGGCGCGGCCCCCTGGCAGGCCTTCCCGAGCTGAAACTCTCCGGTCAGTTGGTGCGGTAA
- a CDS encoding DUF3611 family protein, producing MPDRLDFQQLSSGLRRMGWIRFWSQLVLGTVVLGVLVFAAIGGSTVRDAARSVGLGTGISLTTLAFVVLLFSLWQSWLVVRTGRAIDSAARPSRGETARRIKRSLLADLIGLVLALLGYQALAGPLFIQAASQTPGVQVDNLPITATEIVVVLGNAQALFAHLIGLCCSLWLLQRVYRTN from the coding sequence ATGCCGGATCGACTTGATTTCCAGCAGTTGTCCTCCGGACTGAGGCGGATGGGCTGGATCCGCTTCTGGAGTCAGCTGGTCCTCGGAACCGTGGTTCTTGGAGTCCTTGTCTTCGCTGCCATCGGTGGCAGCACGGTTCGGGATGCCGCCCGTTCCGTAGGGTTGGGCACGGGGATCTCGCTGACCACCCTGGCGTTTGTTGTTCTGCTGTTCAGCCTCTGGCAGAGCTGGCTTGTGGTCCGCACCGGGCGCGCCATCGACAGCGCAGCCCGCCCCTCGCGCGGGGAAACGGCGCGTCGAATCAAACGCAGTCTTCTCGCTGACCTGATCGGTCTGGTTCTGGCGCTGCTCGGTTACCAGGCTCTGGCGGGACCCCTGTTTATTCAGGCCGCCTCTCAGACCCCAGGTGTTCAGGTGGACAACCTGCCGATCACCGCGACGGAAATCGTGGTCGTCCTCGGAAACGCTCAGGCGCTCTTCGCCCACCTGATCGGACTGTGTTGTTCACTCTGGTTGCTGCAGCGGGTTTACCGCACCAACTGA
- a CDS encoding bifunctional riboflavin kinase/FAD synthetase has protein sequence MIPLCSPQDARRPTALALGSFDGLHAGHRQVIARAIDGHCGVPTVVSFWPHPREVLFGEARLRLDLPSEKLELLEPLGIEQLVLVPFNLELAQLSAEAFIDQVLCEALAAQRIAVGANFRFGHNREGDACILQSLGEARGIAVDVVEIIEDDAGRMSSSRIRSALEAGDLETARALLGRPFRFQGRVVRGRGLGRELGWPTANLQVDGRKFLPALGVYAAWVELDRAEGRLPAVMNLGPQPTVDPTSPSAVEVHLLDRSLELENRLLTVEPVLRLRGQKKFDGLDALSEQIGRDADQARQYLQASAQTGVG, from the coding sequence TTGATCCCCCTCTGTTCCCCCCAGGACGCACGACGGCCCACGGCCCTGGCGCTCGGCAGCTTCGACGGCCTCCATGCCGGGCACAGGCAAGTGATCGCGCGGGCCATCGATGGACACTGCGGAGTGCCGACCGTGGTCAGCTTCTGGCCCCATCCGCGGGAAGTGTTGTTCGGAGAAGCGCGCCTGCGTCTCGATCTTCCCAGTGAAAAACTCGAGTTGCTGGAGCCTCTGGGCATTGAGCAGCTTGTGCTGGTGCCCTTCAACCTTGAGCTGGCACAACTCAGCGCCGAGGCCTTCATCGATCAGGTCCTCTGCGAGGCGCTGGCTGCTCAGCGAATCGCCGTCGGCGCCAACTTCCGTTTCGGGCACAACCGGGAGGGGGATGCCTGCATACTCCAGAGCCTCGGCGAAGCGAGAGGAATCGCGGTTGATGTGGTGGAGATCATCGAAGATGACGCCGGTCGCATGAGCAGCAGCCGCATCCGATCAGCCCTCGAGGCTGGCGACCTGGAGACCGCCAGGGCACTGCTTGGACGCCCGTTTCGCTTTCAGGGGCGCGTGGTGCGCGGTCGCGGCTTGGGCCGGGAACTGGGCTGGCCGACGGCCAACCTTCAGGTGGACGGCCGCAAGTTTCTCCCCGCACTGGGGGTCTACGCCGCCTGGGTTGAACTGGATCGGGCTGAGGGTCGACTGCCGGCAGTGATGAATCTGGGCCCGCAACCGACCGTGGATCCCACCTCGCCCTCGGCCGTGGAGGTGCATCTGCTCGATCGCAGTCTGGAGCTGGAAAATCGTCTGCTCACGGTGGAACCCGTCCTGCGGCTGCGGGGTCAGAAAAAATTCGACGGACTGGATGCCCTCAGCGAACAGATCGGACGGGACGCTGATCAGGCACGCCAATATCTGCAGGCGTCGGCTCAGACCGGCGTGGGATAG
- a CDS encoding thiamine phosphate synthase → MGCDTPADPRVARLIDANLDRAREGLRVVEDWCRFGLERDDLVKTLKDWRQRLGALHADSYKQARSTATDRGAGLGHPAQLDRRSPRAVVAANCGRVQEALRVLEEYARSSDPTLASEAAVIRYGLYDLEVTCLNASDGLQRRNRLKGCTLCLITSPTDKLLLQVSAALRSGVSMVQYRCKHGDDRERLKEAIAVRDLCRTHGALFIVNDRVDLAMAADADGVHLGQDDIPVDVARSLIGADRLLGLSTHSLREVQGAMEEPVDYIGLGPVFSTAVKPDRAATGTALIEQAMTCTPMPLFAIGGINSSNLSELTAIGCRRIAVIGAIMSASDPSAASLQLLESLSSPRD, encoded by the coding sequence ATGGGCTGCGACACCCCAGCGGATCCTCGTGTGGCCAGGTTGATCGACGCCAATCTCGATCGAGCCAGGGAGGGGCTGCGCGTCGTTGAGGACTGGTGCCGGTTCGGGCTGGAACGGGACGACCTTGTGAAGACCCTCAAGGATTGGCGCCAGCGACTCGGGGCACTGCACGCCGACAGCTATAAGCAGGCCCGCTCCACGGCGACCGATCGTGGTGCAGGCCTCGGCCACCCTGCCCAGCTGGATCGCCGCAGCCCGCGCGCCGTGGTGGCTGCCAATTGCGGCAGGGTTCAGGAGGCCCTTCGCGTTCTCGAGGAATACGCCCGTTCTTCGGATCCCACACTCGCCTCCGAAGCCGCAGTGATCCGCTACGGGCTCTACGACCTTGAGGTGACCTGCCTCAACGCCAGCGACGGCCTGCAACGCCGCAATCGGCTGAAGGGCTGCACGCTCTGCCTGATCACATCCCCCACAGACAAGCTGCTGCTGCAGGTGAGTGCAGCACTTCGCAGCGGCGTCTCGATGGTCCAGTACCGATGCAAGCATGGTGACGACCGGGAACGGCTGAAGGAGGCCATCGCTGTTCGGGATCTCTGCCGGACCCACGGAGCGTTGTTCATCGTGAACGACCGTGTGGATCTGGCGATGGCTGCAGATGCGGATGGCGTCCATCTCGGCCAGGACGACATTCCAGTCGATGTCGCCAGGTCCTTAATCGGTGCGGATCGACTGCTGGGACTGAGCACCCACAGCCTGCGTGAGGTGCAGGGCGCCATGGAGGAGCCCGTCGACTACATCGGACTCGGCCCCGTGTTCTCAACAGCTGTCAAACCAGATCGTGCGGCGACGGGAACAGCACTGATTGAGCAGGCCATGACCTGCACACCGATGCCGTTGTTTGCCATCGGCGGCATCAACAGCTCGAATTTGAGCGAACTCACGGCTATCGGCTGTCGTCGCATCGCTGTGATCGGCGCAATCATGTCGGCATCCGATCCTTCAGCGGCGAGTTTGCAGCTGCTGGAGAGCCTGTCCAGTCCTCGCGATTGA
- the thiS gene encoding sulfur carrier protein ThiS, with the protein MPLTLSVNGEPQLLEPSPDPACLSTVIPALGHNPALVVVELNGVIIPKSRWPTEPVAEGDTLEIVTIVGGGSYS; encoded by the coding sequence ATGCCCTTGACCCTCAGCGTGAACGGTGAGCCGCAGCTTCTGGAGCCGTCACCCGATCCTGCCTGTCTCAGCACGGTGATTCCTGCTCTGGGACACAATCCGGCGCTTGTGGTGGTCGAGCTCAATGGGGTGATCATCCCGAAGAGTCGCTGGCCGACGGAGCCTGTCGCAGAGGGCGACACTCTGGAAATCGTCACCATCGTTGGAGGAGGTTCCTACAGTTAA
- a CDS encoding DUF1517 domain-containing protein: MVAKRQSWHRRLLATVLLPLVIAGLCLIQAEPASAARGGRIGGGSFRAPSMPRSGGGYRSSYGGGYRGGGGFGFPFLIPIFGFGGGGLFGLLILMAIAGVLVNAIRGAGSGAALNGYSEPVPAIPSKVNMIQVQVGLLASAKQVQEDLRALAASSDTSSSTGLQRLLQETTLALLRQPELWVYANAENGTVPFRAAESTFNRLSMSERSKLQAEVTSNVGGQKLSEPTLKASVGDADATNEFIIVTLLVASTATAKLQGADTGEDLRQTLRILGSTSSSELMALEVIWQPEGRGDVLSAEELITAYPNLQHL; the protein is encoded by the coding sequence ATGGTCGCGAAACGTCAGTCCTGGCATCGCCGATTGCTGGCAACCGTGCTGTTGCCCCTGGTGATTGCAGGGTTGTGTCTGATCCAAGCCGAGCCGGCTTCCGCGGCGCGCGGTGGACGCATCGGTGGTGGCAGTTTCCGGGCACCATCAATGCCGCGATCAGGAGGTGGATACCGCAGCAGCTACGGCGGCGGATACCGCGGTGGAGGGGGATTCGGCTTCCCGTTTCTGATCCCTATTTTCGGATTCGGAGGTGGTGGTCTCTTCGGACTCCTGATCCTGATGGCGATCGCAGGTGTTCTCGTGAACGCCATTCGAGGAGCAGGAAGCGGTGCTGCGCTCAACGGCTACAGCGAACCGGTGCCAGCGATTCCAAGCAAGGTGAACATGATTCAGGTGCAGGTCGGTTTGCTGGCGAGCGCGAAGCAGGTGCAGGAAGACCTGCGTGCCCTGGCAGCGTCCTCCGACACCTCCTCATCGACCGGCTTGCAGCGCCTCCTGCAGGAAACAACCCTCGCGCTGCTGAGGCAGCCCGAGCTCTGGGTTTATGCAAATGCTGAGAACGGAACCGTTCCATTCAGAGCTGCTGAGTCCACCTTCAACCGCCTCTCGATGAGTGAGCGCAGCAAACTCCAGGCGGAAGTGACCTCCAACGTCGGCGGCCAGAAACTCTCTGAACCGACGCTGAAAGCTTCGGTGGGTGATGCCGATGCCACCAATGAGTTCATCATCGTGACGTTGCTGGTGGCTTCAACGGCCACAGCCAAGCTCCAAGGCGCGGACACCGGAGAGGACCTCCGCCAGACCCTGAGAATCCTGGGTTCAACCTCCTCCTCTGAACTGATGGCCCTGGAGGTGATCTGGCAGCCTGAGGGTCGCGGTGATGTATTGAGCGCTGAGGAACTAATCACCGCTTATCCAAACCTTCAGCACCTCTGA